The following coding sequences lie in one Vespula pensylvanica isolate Volc-1 chromosome 7, ASM1446617v1, whole genome shotgun sequence genomic window:
- the LOC122630591 gene encoding molybdopterin synthase catalytic subunit — protein sequence MGTGKDFVRLEQKVLNIGDIVNLIVSPKCGAISTFIGTTRDNFENKKVIKLEYEAYEPMALKEMNNICGKVRSQWNIEHIAIYHRLGEVPVTEASVVIAVSSPHRQESLKAVEYAINTLKASVPIWKKEIYDIEEPKWKENKECTWSNNTVVCNDTIEKWKDSPKSSYSNEKGSLEDVEMPIEEPVLFDPNLVQIRASSEELKHRIESFIQRKRQQVNLVNVQEFCCYREQSNEKQNSCARVDAILIRRKDSKSHVKVHRVLNAWGPQTVDQSSLHKATNHITNQNNNNYSSVLDDRISTAEKMLGIIKPVSRDIYERLKNIEDRILFLEGVSPEYKDFWVTEDMDNLTQSMKPVRKRTYSMAELDSKLHELENKYAKTIK from the exons ATGGGTACTGGAAAAGATTTTGTTAGGTTAGAACagaaagtattaaatattggAGATATAGTTAATTTAATAGTATCACCAAAATGCGGTGCAATATCTACTTTCATAGGAACTACACgtgataattttgaaaataaaaag GTTATAAAACTAGAATATGAAGCTTATGAACCTATGgcattaaaagaaatgaataatatatgtgGTAAAGTACGTTCACAATGGAACATAGAGCATATTGCTATATATCATCGTCTTGGCGAAGTCCCAGTGACTGAAGCTAGTGTGGTTATAGCAGTTTCTTCTCCTCATCGACAAGAATCACTTAAAGCTGTAGAATATGCTATTAATACATTGAAAGCCTCTGTTCCTAtatggaagaaagagatatatgatATTGAAGAGCctaaatggaaagaaaataaagaatgtacCTGGTCAAATA ATACTGTTGTATGTAATGATACAATAGAAAAATGGAAGGATTCGCCTAAAAGTTcatattcaaatgaaaaaggTTCTTTGGAAGATGTAGAAATGCCAATAGAAGAACCTGTTTTATTTGATCCAAATCTTGTACAAATTAGAGCAAGCTCAGAGGAGCTTAAACATAGAATAGAATCTTTCATTCAAAGAAAACGTCAACAAGTGAATTTAGTGAATGTACAAGAATTCTGTTGTTACAG aGAGCAGtctaatgaaaaacaaaattcttgTGCAAGAGTGGATGCTATTTTgattagaagaaaagattctAAAAGTCATGTTAAAG TACATAGGGTATTGAATGCATGGGGACCTCAAACAGTTGATCAATCAAGTCTGCATAAAGCTACTAATCATATAACAAATCAGAACAACAATAATTACTCTTCAGTATTAGATGATCGAATATCTACTGCTGAAAAAATGTTAGGCATAATAAAGCCTGTTTCTCGAGATATCTATGAAAgacttaaaaatattgaagataggatattatttttagaaggaGTATCTCCAGAGTATAAAGATTTTTGG GTAACAGAGGATATGGACAATTTAACACAGAGTATGAAACCAGTCAGGAAAAGG ACATATTCTATGGCCGAACTCGATTCAAAACTGCacgaattagaaaataaatatgcaaaaacgataaaatag
- the LOC122630584 gene encoding RNA-binding protein Nova-1 isoform X5 codes for MAADSGMETCPSPEIADSRKRPLDCDAEDGATKRSHYGSGGDGTYHLKVLVPGVAAGAIIGKGGETIAQLQKDTGARVKMSKSHDFYPGTTERVCLITGSVEAIMSVMDFIMEKIREKPDLTSKTTVDFESGKAMAERDKQVKILVPNSTAGMIIGKGGNYIKQIKEESGSYVQISQKAKDLSLQERCITVIGEKENNRNALLMILAKVADDPQSGTCLNVSYADVSGPVANYNPTGSPYAQAPTSTPTYTSTAGLNTVSLLNGAGLSLNLNLGAAITAGTAPVTTQLLEHIKLNLRTTGFSEPAATEILTAIATLAKYNILGMGIGMPSSMSYLGNPMDSTTTANGSNNNGGVFGPIGTVPALGSTSPTPRNTLDRYEPFDPFRQNNTAASAIHLNNNSFGLGTNQLSLEK; via the exons ATGGCCGCCGATTCAGGAATGGAGACGTGTCCCTCCCCAGAGATCGCAGACTCCAGAAAGCGACCGCTCGACTGCGACGCGGAGGATGGCGCCACGAAAAGGTCCCACTATGGATCAG GAGGAGATGGAACATATCATCTCAAAGTATTGGTCCCTGGTGTGGCCGCCGGTGCCATCATTGGAAAAGGCGGAGAGACTATTGCACAACTTCAAAAAGATACAGGAGCAAGAGTCAAGATGTCTAAATCGCATGATTTTTATCCAG gCACTACAGAGAGAGTATGTTTAATAACTGGTAGTGTCGAAGCTATAATGTCTGTCATGGATTTCATTATGGAAAAAATTCGAGAGAAGCCAGATCTTACGTCAAAAACCACAGTGGATTTTGAATCCGGTAAAGCAATGGCAGAAAGAGATAAACAG gtAAAAATCTTAGTGCCTAACAGCACTGCGGGGATGATTATAGGAAAAGGTGGAAATTacattaaacaaattaaagaagaatctGGCTCTTATGTTCAAATTAGTCAAAAAGCTAAAGATTTATCTCTTCAAGAACGATGTATCACAGTAATaggggaaaaggaaaataatcgaaatgcCTTGTTGATGATCTTAGCAAAGGTAGCAGATGATCCACAAAGTGGAACATGTTTAAACGTTAGTTATGCTGATGTAAGTGGCCCTGTTGCCAATTACAATCCTACAGGCAGTCCTTATGCTCAAGCTCCAACAAGTACACCTACATATACTTCTACAGCTGGACTTAATACag TAAGTCTCTTGAATGGCGCTGGACTGAGCCTTAACTTGAACTTAGGTGCTGCTATCACTGCTGGTACAGCTCCAGTAACAACGCAACTTTTAGAACATATAAAGCTGAACTTACGTACAACAGGTTTCTCAGAACCTGCTGCTACCGAGATTTTAACCGCCATTGCTACTCTCGCAAAGTACAATATCCTTGGGATGGGTATTGGGATGCCGTCAAGTATGAGTTATTTGGGAAATCCAATGGATAGCACCACAACAGCCAATGGTTCTAACAATAATGGTGGAGTCTTCGGGCCAATTGGAACAGTTCCTGCACTGGGATCTACTTCACCTACTCCACGCAATACACTCGATAGATACGAGCCTTTCGATCCATTTAGACAGAACAACACTGCTGCCAGTGCTATTCACCTGAACAACAATTCATTTGGTCTGGGCACTAACCAGTTATCACTT GAAAAATAA
- the LOC122630595 gene encoding probable maleylacetoacetate isomerase 2, translating to MSVMGKPVLYSYWRSSCSWRVRIALNLKEIPYDIKPVSLVKGGGEQHCNEFREINPMEQVPALHIDNHTLIESLNILQYLEETRPHRPLMPADPVKRARVREICEVIASGIQPLQNLVVLIYVGEERKKEWAQHWITRGFTAVEKLLSSSAGKYCVGDEITLADCCLVPQIFNARRFHVDLRPFPTILRVDRHLEGHPAFTAAHPNNQPDCPPEATK from the exons ATGTCCGTCATGGGTAAG cCGGTACTCTATTCCTATTGGAGGAGTTCCTGCTCTTGGAGGGTGAGAAttg CATTAAATTTAAAGGAGATACCTTATGACATAAAACCTGTCAGCCTAGTGAAAGGTGGAGGAGAACAACATTGTAATGAGTTCCGTGAAATAAATCCAATGGAACAAGTGCCTGCACTTCATATTGACAATCATACATTGATAGAGTCT ctaaatatattacaatatctGGAAGAGACTAGACCACATCGTCCATTGATGCCAGCTGATCCAGTCAAAAGAGCTAGAGTTAGAGAGATTTGTGAAGTGATAGCTAGCGGTATACAACCTTTGCAGAATTTAGTTGTACTGATATATGTAGGGGAAGAACGTAAAAAGGAATGGGCACAGCATTGGATAACAAGAGGTTTTACAG CTGTAGAAAAATTGTTGTCTTCCAGTGCAGGCAAATATTGTGTAGGAGACGAAATTACATTAGCAGATTGTTGTTTGGTGCCACAAATTTTCAATGCCAGAAGGTTTCATGTTGATTTGAGACCTTTTCCAACAATTTTAAGGGTAGATAGACATTTAGAAGGCCATCCAGCTTTCACTGCAGCTCACCCTAATAACCAGCCTGACTGTCCACCTGAGGCGACTAAGTAG
- the LOC122630584 gene encoding RNA-binding protein Nova-1 isoform X4 gives MAADSGMETCPSPEIADSRKRPLDCDAEDGATKRSHYGSGGDGTYHLKVLVPGVAAGAIIGKGGETIAQLQKDTGARVKMSKSHDFYPGTTERVCLITGSVEAIMSVMDFIMEKIREKPDLTSKTTVDFESGKAMAERDKQVKILVPNSTAGMIIGKGGNYIKQIKEESGSYVQISQKAKDLSLQERCITVIGEKENNRNALLMILAKVADDPQSGTCLNVSYADVSGPVANYNPTGSPYAQAPTSTPTYTSTAGLNTVSLLNGAGLSLNLNLGAAITAGTAPVTTQLLEHIKLNLRTTGFSEPAATEILTAIATLAKYNILGMGIGMPSSMSYLGNPMDSTTTANGSNNNGGVFGPIGTVPALGSTSPTPRNTLDRYEPFDPFRQNNTAASAIHLNNNSFGLGTNQLSLRL, from the exons ATGGCCGCCGATTCAGGAATGGAGACGTGTCCCTCCCCAGAGATCGCAGACTCCAGAAAGCGACCGCTCGACTGCGACGCGGAGGATGGCGCCACGAAAAGGTCCCACTATGGATCAG GAGGAGATGGAACATATCATCTCAAAGTATTGGTCCCTGGTGTGGCCGCCGGTGCCATCATTGGAAAAGGCGGAGAGACTATTGCACAACTTCAAAAAGATACAGGAGCAAGAGTCAAGATGTCTAAATCGCATGATTTTTATCCAG gCACTACAGAGAGAGTATGTTTAATAACTGGTAGTGTCGAAGCTATAATGTCTGTCATGGATTTCATTATGGAAAAAATTCGAGAGAAGCCAGATCTTACGTCAAAAACCACAGTGGATTTTGAATCCGGTAAAGCAATGGCAGAAAGAGATAAACAG gtAAAAATCTTAGTGCCTAACAGCACTGCGGGGATGATTATAGGAAAAGGTGGAAATTacattaaacaaattaaagaagaatctGGCTCTTATGTTCAAATTAGTCAAAAAGCTAAAGATTTATCTCTTCAAGAACGATGTATCACAGTAATaggggaaaaggaaaataatcgaaatgcCTTGTTGATGATCTTAGCAAAGGTAGCAGATGATCCACAAAGTGGAACATGTTTAAACGTTAGTTATGCTGATGTAAGTGGCCCTGTTGCCAATTACAATCCTACAGGCAGTCCTTATGCTCAAGCTCCAACAAGTACACCTACATATACTTCTACAGCTGGACTTAATACag TAAGTCTCTTGAATGGCGCTGGACTGAGCCTTAACTTGAACTTAGGTGCTGCTATCACTGCTGGTACAGCTCCAGTAACAACGCAACTTTTAGAACATATAAAGCTGAACTTACGTACAACAGGTTTCTCAGAACCTGCTGCTACCGAGATTTTAACCGCCATTGCTACTCTCGCAAAGTACAATATCCTTGGGATGGGTATTGGGATGCCGTCAAGTATGAGTTATTTGGGAAATCCAATGGATAGCACCACAACAGCCAATGGTTCTAACAATAATGGTGGAGTCTTCGGGCCAATTGGAACAGTTCCTGCACTGGGATCTACTTCACCTACTCCACGCAATACACTCGATAGATACGAGCCTTTCGATCCATTTAGACAGAACAACACTGCTGCCAGTGCTATTCACCTGAACAACAATTCATTTGGTCTGGGCACTAACCAGTTATCACTT AGGTTATAG
- the LOC122630584 gene encoding RNA-binding protein Nova-1 isoform X2 produces MWRIGGDGTYHLKVLVPGVAAGAIIGKGGETIAQLQKDTGARVKMSKSHDFYPGTTERVCLITGSVEAIMSVMDFIMEKIREKPDLTSKTTVDFESGKAMAERDKQVKILVPNSTAGMIIGKGGNYIKQIKEESGSYVQISQKAKDLSLQERCITVIGEKENNRNALLMILAKVADDPQSGTCLNVSYADVSGPVANYNPTGSPYAQAPTSTPTYTSTAGLNTVSLLNGAGLSLNLNLGAAITAGTAPVTTQLLEHIKLNLRTTGFSEPAATEILTAIATLAKYNILGMGIGMPSSMSYLGNPMDSTTTANGSNNNGGVFGPIGTVPALGSTSPTPRNTLDRYEPFDPFRQNNTAASAIHLNNNSFGLGTNQLSLVSKSPTQVDANNKETKKVDIEIAEVIVGAILGPGGRALIEIQHLSGANIQISKKGMFAPGTRNRIVTITGYPNAIGTAQYLIEQRISEEEAKRARQNAIASMIH; encoded by the exons ATGTGGCGTATCG GAGGAGATGGAACATATCATCTCAAAGTATTGGTCCCTGGTGTGGCCGCCGGTGCCATCATTGGAAAAGGCGGAGAGACTATTGCACAACTTCAAAAAGATACAGGAGCAAGAGTCAAGATGTCTAAATCGCATGATTTTTATCCAG gCACTACAGAGAGAGTATGTTTAATAACTGGTAGTGTCGAAGCTATAATGTCTGTCATGGATTTCATTATGGAAAAAATTCGAGAGAAGCCAGATCTTACGTCAAAAACCACAGTGGATTTTGAATCCGGTAAAGCAATGGCAGAAAGAGATAAACAG gtAAAAATCTTAGTGCCTAACAGCACTGCGGGGATGATTATAGGAAAAGGTGGAAATTacattaaacaaattaaagaagaatctGGCTCTTATGTTCAAATTAGTCAAAAAGCTAAAGATTTATCTCTTCAAGAACGATGTATCACAGTAATaggggaaaaggaaaataatcgaaatgcCTTGTTGATGATCTTAGCAAAGGTAGCAGATGATCCACAAAGTGGAACATGTTTAAACGTTAGTTATGCTGATGTAAGTGGCCCTGTTGCCAATTACAATCCTACAGGCAGTCCTTATGCTCAAGCTCCAACAAGTACACCTACATATACTTCTACAGCTGGACTTAATACag TAAGTCTCTTGAATGGCGCTGGACTGAGCCTTAACTTGAACTTAGGTGCTGCTATCACTGCTGGTACAGCTCCAGTAACAACGCAACTTTTAGAACATATAAAGCTGAACTTACGTACAACAGGTTTCTCAGAACCTGCTGCTACCGAGATTTTAACCGCCATTGCTACTCTCGCAAAGTACAATATCCTTGGGATGGGTATTGGGATGCCGTCAAGTATGAGTTATTTGGGAAATCCAATGGATAGCACCACAACAGCCAATGGTTCTAACAATAATGGTGGAGTCTTCGGGCCAATTGGAACAGTTCCTGCACTGGGATCTACTTCACCTACTCCACGCAATACACTCGATAGATACGAGCCTTTCGATCCATTTAGACAGAACAACACTGCTGCCAGTGCTATTCACCTGAACAACAATTCATTTGGTCTGGGCACTAACCAGTTATCACTTGTAAGTAAGAGTCCTACACAGGTAGACGCCAACAACAAGGAGACCAAGAAAGTAGACATAGAAATTGCAGAGGTTATAGTGGGAGCTATTCTGGGACCCGGTGGTCGTGCCCTCATTGAGATTCAGCACCTAAGTGGCGCCAACATTCAAATCTCTAAGAAAGGCATGTTTGCCCCTGGTACCAGGAACCGCATAGTGACTATCACGGGTTATCCCAATGCGATCGGCACTGCTCAGTACTTGATCGAGCAAAGGATTAGTGAAGAGGAAGCAAAACGAGCACGTCAAAATGCCATCGCCAGTATGATTCACTGA
- the LOC122630584 gene encoding RNA-binding protein Nova-1 isoform X3 codes for MSKSHDFYPGTTERVCLITGSVEAIMSVMDFIMEKIREKPDLTSKTTVDFESGKAMAERDKQVKILVPNSTAGMIIGKGGNYIKQIKEESGSYVQISQKAKDLSLQERCITVIGEKENNRNALLMILAKVADDPQSGTCLNVSYADVSGPVANYNPTGSPYAQAPTSTPTYTSTAGLNTVSLLNGAGLSLNLNLGAAITAGTAPVTTQLLEHIKLNLRTTGFSEPAATEILTAIATLAKYNILGMGIGMPSSMSYLGNPMDSTTTANGSNNNGGVFGPIGTVPALGSTSPTPRNTLDRYEPFDPFRQNNTAASAIHLNNNSFGLGTNQLSLVSKSPTQVDANNKETKKVDIEIAEVIVGAILGPGGRALIEIQHLSGANIQISKKGMFAPGTRNRIVTITGYPNAIGTAQYLIEQRISEEEAKRARQNAIASMIH; via the exons ATGTCTAAATCGCATGATTTTTATCCAG gCACTACAGAGAGAGTATGTTTAATAACTGGTAGTGTCGAAGCTATAATGTCTGTCATGGATTTCATTATGGAAAAAATTCGAGAGAAGCCAGATCTTACGTCAAAAACCACAGTGGATTTTGAATCCGGTAAAGCAATGGCAGAAAGAGATAAACAG gtAAAAATCTTAGTGCCTAACAGCACTGCGGGGATGATTATAGGAAAAGGTGGAAATTacattaaacaaattaaagaagaatctGGCTCTTATGTTCAAATTAGTCAAAAAGCTAAAGATTTATCTCTTCAAGAACGATGTATCACAGTAATaggggaaaaggaaaataatcgaaatgcCTTGTTGATGATCTTAGCAAAGGTAGCAGATGATCCACAAAGTGGAACATGTTTAAACGTTAGTTATGCTGATGTAAGTGGCCCTGTTGCCAATTACAATCCTACAGGCAGTCCTTATGCTCAAGCTCCAACAAGTACACCTACATATACTTCTACAGCTGGACTTAATACag TAAGTCTCTTGAATGGCGCTGGACTGAGCCTTAACTTGAACTTAGGTGCTGCTATCACTGCTGGTACAGCTCCAGTAACAACGCAACTTTTAGAACATATAAAGCTGAACTTACGTACAACAGGTTTCTCAGAACCTGCTGCTACCGAGATTTTAACCGCCATTGCTACTCTCGCAAAGTACAATATCCTTGGGATGGGTATTGGGATGCCGTCAAGTATGAGTTATTTGGGAAATCCAATGGATAGCACCACAACAGCCAATGGTTCTAACAATAATGGTGGAGTCTTCGGGCCAATTGGAACAGTTCCTGCACTGGGATCTACTTCACCTACTCCACGCAATACACTCGATAGATACGAGCCTTTCGATCCATTTAGACAGAACAACACTGCTGCCAGTGCTATTCACCTGAACAACAATTCATTTGGTCTGGGCACTAACCAGTTATCACTTGTAAGTAAGAGTCCTACACAGGTAGACGCCAACAACAAGGAGACCAAGAAAGTAGACATAGAAATTGCAGAGGTTATAGTGGGAGCTATTCTGGGACCCGGTGGTCGTGCCCTCATTGAGATTCAGCACCTAAGTGGCGCCAACATTCAAATCTCTAAGAAAGGCATGTTTGCCCCTGGTACCAGGAACCGCATAGTGACTATCACGGGTTATCCCAATGCGATCGGCACTGCTCAGTACTTGATCGAGCAAAGGATTAGTGAAGAGGAAGCAAAACGAGCACGTCAAAATGCCATCGCCAGTATGATTCACTGA
- the LOC122630598 gene encoding uncharacterized protein LOC122630598: protein MENGHRGTIISRRVADIEESSSPREQTSRDHHHRKNGHRGNIITRRVTDIEGHNIWKSEHRRTIIIRRADIKEPSSNYSRSRYQMSIFHIMKKSPSPSIEDHRGSRYNIEGPPLLLRSRYREIIITRYMDIEDLSSLEEWTLKDCHHSKNGH from the exons ATGGAGAACGGACATCGAGGGACCATCATCAGCCGAAGAGTAGCGGACATCGAGGAATCATCATCACCCAGAGAACAGACATCGAGGGACCATCATCACCGGAAGAACGGACATCGAGGGAACATCATCACCCGAAGAGTGACGGACATCGAGGGACATAATATTTGGAAGAGCGAACATCGAAGGACTATCATCATCCGAAGGGCGGACATCAAGGAACCATCATCCAACTATTCAAGAAGCAGATATCAAATGTCAATTTTCCATATCATGAAGAAATCACCATCACCGTCCATAGAAGATCATCGAGGGAGCAGATATAATATTGAAGGACCACCATTATTATTAAGGAGTAGATATCGAGAGATCATCATTACTCGGTACATGGACATTGAAGATCTA TCATCACTCGAAGAATGGACATTGAAGGACTGTCATCACTCGAAGAATGGACATTGA
- the LOC122630584 gene encoding RNA-binding protein Nova-1 isoform X1: MAADSGMETCPSPEIADSRKRPLDCDAEDGATKRSHYGSGGDGTYHLKVLVPGVAAGAIIGKGGETIAQLQKDTGARVKMSKSHDFYPGTTERVCLITGSVEAIMSVMDFIMEKIREKPDLTSKTTVDFESGKAMAERDKQVKILVPNSTAGMIIGKGGNYIKQIKEESGSYVQISQKAKDLSLQERCITVIGEKENNRNALLMILAKVADDPQSGTCLNVSYADVSGPVANYNPTGSPYAQAPTSTPTYTSTAGLNTVSLLNGAGLSLNLNLGAAITAGTAPVTTQLLEHIKLNLRTTGFSEPAATEILTAIATLAKYNILGMGIGMPSSMSYLGNPMDSTTTANGSNNNGGVFGPIGTVPALGSTSPTPRNTLDRYEPFDPFRQNNTAASAIHLNNNSFGLGTNQLSLVSKSPTQVDANNKETKKVDIEIAEVIVGAILGPGGRALIEIQHLSGANIQISKKGMFAPGTRNRIVTITGYPNAIGTAQYLIEQRISEEEAKRARQNAIASMIH; encoded by the exons ATGGCCGCCGATTCAGGAATGGAGACGTGTCCCTCCCCAGAGATCGCAGACTCCAGAAAGCGACCGCTCGACTGCGACGCGGAGGATGGCGCCACGAAAAGGTCCCACTATGGATCAG GAGGAGATGGAACATATCATCTCAAAGTATTGGTCCCTGGTGTGGCCGCCGGTGCCATCATTGGAAAAGGCGGAGAGACTATTGCACAACTTCAAAAAGATACAGGAGCAAGAGTCAAGATGTCTAAATCGCATGATTTTTATCCAG gCACTACAGAGAGAGTATGTTTAATAACTGGTAGTGTCGAAGCTATAATGTCTGTCATGGATTTCATTATGGAAAAAATTCGAGAGAAGCCAGATCTTACGTCAAAAACCACAGTGGATTTTGAATCCGGTAAAGCAATGGCAGAAAGAGATAAACAG gtAAAAATCTTAGTGCCTAACAGCACTGCGGGGATGATTATAGGAAAAGGTGGAAATTacattaaacaaattaaagaagaatctGGCTCTTATGTTCAAATTAGTCAAAAAGCTAAAGATTTATCTCTTCAAGAACGATGTATCACAGTAATaggggaaaaggaaaataatcgaaatgcCTTGTTGATGATCTTAGCAAAGGTAGCAGATGATCCACAAAGTGGAACATGTTTAAACGTTAGTTATGCTGATGTAAGTGGCCCTGTTGCCAATTACAATCCTACAGGCAGTCCTTATGCTCAAGCTCCAACAAGTACACCTACATATACTTCTACAGCTGGACTTAATACag TAAGTCTCTTGAATGGCGCTGGACTGAGCCTTAACTTGAACTTAGGTGCTGCTATCACTGCTGGTACAGCTCCAGTAACAACGCAACTTTTAGAACATATAAAGCTGAACTTACGTACAACAGGTTTCTCAGAACCTGCTGCTACCGAGATTTTAACCGCCATTGCTACTCTCGCAAAGTACAATATCCTTGGGATGGGTATTGGGATGCCGTCAAGTATGAGTTATTTGGGAAATCCAATGGATAGCACCACAACAGCCAATGGTTCTAACAATAATGGTGGAGTCTTCGGGCCAATTGGAACAGTTCCTGCACTGGGATCTACTTCACCTACTCCACGCAATACACTCGATAGATACGAGCCTTTCGATCCATTTAGACAGAACAACACTGCTGCCAGTGCTATTCACCTGAACAACAATTCATTTGGTCTGGGCACTAACCAGTTATCACTTGTAAGTAAGAGTCCTACACAGGTAGACGCCAACAACAAGGAGACCAAGAAAGTAGACATAGAAATTGCAGAGGTTATAGTGGGAGCTATTCTGGGACCCGGTGGTCGTGCCCTCATTGAGATTCAGCACCTAAGTGGCGCCAACATTCAAATCTCTAAGAAAGGCATGTTTGCCCCTGGTACCAGGAACCGCATAGTGACTATCACGGGTTATCCCAATGCGATCGGCACTGCTCAGTACTTGATCGAGCAAAGGATTAGTGAAGAGGAAGCAAAACGAGCACGTCAAAATGCCATCGCCAGTATGATTCACTGA